A stretch of Enterobacter cloacae complex sp. ECNIH7 DNA encodes these proteins:
- a CDS encoding YfdQ family protein, with the protein MSQILDGNALQQVKDLVLSGYHLEAAKITACPTALLPEGVHVESLERFDLERFRFRGAMTTTSIHDFVRYAAGYANEAEPARCFIDADNMTARSVFNIGTLANPGHADNVASITLKKTAPFRALLQVNGDRLGQKEIAEWLEDWADFLTAFDADGNVLSIAQAAGAVRRVNIKQVSESAHEDEDFGGKKSLMQSVEASSKDVMPVAFEFKCVPYEGLGERRFSLRNSLLKSGEPVFVLRIVQLEAQEEAIANEFRDLLIEKFTDKPVETFIGNFKA; encoded by the coding sequence ATGTCCCAGATTTTAGACGGCAATGCCCTGCAGCAGGTGAAAGACCTGGTTCTTTCCGGTTACCACCTGGAAGCAGCAAAAATTACGGCATGCCCGACTGCCCTGCTTCCTGAAGGGGTTCACGTAGAAAGCCTCGAGCGTTTCGATCTGGAGCGTTTTCGCTTCCGTGGCGCCATGACCACAACCAGTATTCATGATTTTGTGCGTTACGCCGCGGGCTACGCCAACGAAGCCGAACCAGCGCGCTGCTTTATCGATGCTGACAACATGACCGCACGCTCTGTCTTCAACATCGGTACGCTGGCTAACCCTGGCCATGCTGATAACGTCGCCTCGATCACCCTCAAAAAGACCGCGCCATTCCGAGCCCTGCTTCAGGTAAATGGCGATCGTCTGGGCCAGAAAGAAATTGCTGAATGGCTGGAGGACTGGGCCGACTTCCTGACCGCATTTGATGCCGACGGGAATGTGTTGTCCATCGCGCAGGCAGCTGGTGCTGTTCGCCGCGTCAACATTAAACAAGTCTCAGAATCAGCTCATGAAGACGAAGACTTTGGCGGCAAAAAGTCCCTGATGCAGAGCGTTGAAGCCAGCAGTAAAGACGTCATGCCGGTGGCCTTTGAGTTCAAATGCGTACCATATGAAGGCCTGGGCGAACGCCGCTTTAGCCTGCGCAATAGTCTGCTTAAAAGCGGGGAACCGGTGTTTGTACTCCGCATCGTTCAACTGGAAGCCCAGGAAGAAGCTATCGCCAACGAGTTCCGAGACCTGCTGATCGAGAAATTCACCGACAAGCCGGTTGAAACCTTTATCGGTAACTTTAAAGCGTAA
- a CDS encoding TraR/DksA family transcriptional regulator, whose protein sequence is MSSDIIDQANELVEHRLQLAIQKHRIDQNAVSAEHCSECEEDIPEARRVAMPGCKTCASCQEVLELMIKQRKG, encoded by the coding sequence ATGAGTTCAGACATCATCGATCAGGCAAACGAGCTGGTAGAGCACCGCCTGCAGCTGGCCATACAAAAACACCGTATTGATCAGAATGCAGTCTCTGCAGAGCACTGTTCTGAATGCGAAGAGGACATTCCTGAGGCGCGCCGGGTTGCAATGCCTGGCTGCAAAACATGCGCCAGTTGCCAGGAAGTTTTAGAGCTCATGATAAAGCAGCGTAAGGGGTAA
- a CDS encoding ead/Ea22-like family protein, protein MSNIDKQALREAAATAKIAGEAPVMPFDQRITALNDFMKQCTPATVLSLLAELERKEEQRANWFQMAKKLGSDLDAAEKRIAELGRDRVAMEAVTLAMRDEMRTSLPAPVVPNGWVMVPVEPTENMIVEGFESEPDESFSDADVWEAYEAMSGCQQAAHRAKLCWSAMLAAAPKPEA, encoded by the coding sequence ATGAGTAACATCGACAAACAGGCGCTGCGTGAAGCGGCAGCCACCGCAAAAATCGCTGGAGAGGCACCGGTTATGCCGTTCGACCAGCGAATCACTGCGTTGAACGACTTTATGAAGCAGTGCACTCCCGCCACCGTGCTGTCGCTGCTGGCTGAGCTGGAGCGCAAAGAAGAGCAACGTGCTAACTGGTTTCAGATGGCGAAAAAACTTGGTTCAGATCTGGACGCAGCAGAGAAGCGGATTGCTGAGCTGGGGCGCGACCGAGTCGCCATGGAAGCTGTAACACTGGCTATGCGTGATGAGATGCGGACCTCCCTGCCAGCGCCGGTAGTACCGAATGGGTGGGTGATGGTGCCGGTTGAGCCGACAGAAAACATGATCGTCGAAGGTTTCGAGTCTGAACCAGATGAAAGCTTTAGCGATGCAGATGTTTGGGAAGCATACGAAGCCATGAGTGGATGCCAGCAAGCGGCGCACCGAGCAAAGCTATGCTGGTCGGCAATGCTCGCAGCAGCACCCAAACCGGAGGCCTGA
- a CDS encoding 3'-5' exonuclease, producing the protein MNDLMIDLESMGKKPNAPIVSIGAVFFNPQTGELGQEFYTAVSLESAMAQGAVPDGDTILWWLKQSPEARSAICVDDAMPITDALSELSHFIHRHAYNLKYMKVWGNGATFDNVILRGAYERAGRICPWEFWNDHDVRTIVTLGRSVGFDPKRDMPFIGDVHNALADARHQAKYVSAIWQKIIPATSTNE; encoded by the coding sequence TTGAACGACTTAATGATTGACCTCGAATCAATGGGGAAAAAGCCAAACGCGCCGATCGTTTCAATTGGTGCCGTCTTTTTTAACCCTCAAACAGGTGAACTTGGCCAAGAATTTTACACGGCCGTCTCGCTTGAAAGCGCGATGGCTCAAGGCGCGGTACCGGATGGAGATACAATTCTTTGGTGGCTAAAACAAAGCCCGGAAGCGCGCTCAGCTATTTGCGTTGATGATGCGATGCCTATCACTGATGCACTGTCGGAACTAAGCCATTTCATTCACCGGCATGCATATAATCTCAAATACATGAAGGTCTGGGGTAACGGGGCCACCTTTGACAATGTGATTCTGCGCGGAGCTTACGAACGCGCCGGACGCATTTGCCCGTGGGAATTTTGGAACGATCATGATGTACGCACGATTGTTACCCTCGGTCGCAGTGTTGGTTTCGATCCGAAGCGTGACATGCCATTCATTGGCGATGTTCACAACGCCCTGGCTGATGCGCGCCATCAGGCAAAATATGTGTCAGCAATTTGGCAGAAAATTATCCCTGCCACCAGCACCAACGAGTAA
- a CDS encoding phage integrase Arm DNA-binding domain-containing protein: MAARPRKKEYRHLPDYLFFDKDRGVYKFTLVTGKKKTLGSDRVMAIAIAREYNLRMRPENTPSIDSLIRESGGLNGEAHPFSEHVDRIMERAIKDEQPSKSTLDDWNNDAIRVKEFFNNIPACDIELEHVNAYIRNYHSESSANVQNRKVSFLKKLFSYAVDESLMMDNPATRKKMRRVDKKVRRRLTLEQFLAIHAAAEPWLKTAMDLAIQTTQARLEVSRIRYSIKEPQEGVCGCVWFDQEEAGIFGTLYIHRQKVQHKEASHVAIPIGRALKEIIDNSRDNVASPYVVHRLLEKRSNPISKEVNHPTQVAPDYLSRAFSELRDRIGVAAELPIKERPTFHEIRALAAHIFERQGIDPQARMAHSDAKSTKIYTQNHVEWVEVPHAEIVFKAG, from the coding sequence ATGGCAGCAAGGCCACGAAAAAAAGAATACCGCCACCTTCCTGATTATCTTTTTTTTGATAAAGATCGTGGCGTGTATAAGTTCACGCTTGTAACTGGGAAAAAGAAAACTCTCGGTTCGGATCGAGTAATGGCTATCGCCATCGCCCGAGAATATAACCTGAGGATGCGCCCTGAAAATACACCATCGATAGATTCATTAATTCGGGAATCGGGAGGGCTGAATGGTGAAGCCCACCCGTTTTCTGAACATGTTGATCGCATTATGGAGAGAGCGATTAAAGATGAGCAGCCGTCTAAAAGCACACTTGACGATTGGAATAATGATGCCATCAGGGTTAAAGAATTTTTTAATAACATACCCGCATGCGATATTGAGCTTGAGCACGTAAATGCCTACATACGAAATTACCATTCTGAATCGTCGGCCAATGTTCAGAACCGAAAAGTTAGCTTCCTGAAAAAGCTATTCTCTTATGCTGTTGATGAATCGCTAATGATGGATAACCCTGCAACACGGAAAAAAATGCGGCGTGTCGATAAAAAGGTCCGCCGGCGACTTACTTTGGAACAGTTCCTTGCCATACATGCAGCTGCTGAACCTTGGCTGAAGACTGCAATGGACCTTGCCATACAAACTACGCAAGCGCGCCTGGAAGTTTCCCGGATCCGGTACTCGATCAAGGAACCTCAAGAAGGGGTTTGCGGCTGTGTATGGTTCGATCAGGAGGAGGCTGGCATATTCGGAACGCTTTACATTCACCGGCAAAAAGTGCAGCACAAAGAGGCTTCACACGTCGCTATTCCGATCGGCAGGGCCCTGAAAGAGATCATCGACAACAGCAGAGACAATGTGGCCAGTCCTTATGTTGTTCACCGGCTTCTGGAAAAGAGAAGCAATCCGATAAGCAAGGAAGTTAACCACCCAACACAGGTGGCCCCTGATTATTTGAGCAGGGCATTTTCAGAGCTGCGGGACCGGATAGGTGTAGCGGCAGAATTACCTATCAAAGAAAGGCCAACTTTCCACGAGATTAGAGCGCTGGCGGCTCATATTTTCGAAAGACAAGGTATCGATCCGCAGGCAAGGATGGCCCATAGTGATGCAAAATCGACAAAAATTTATACCCAGAACCATGTTGAATGGGTAGAAGTTCCTCATGCTGAAATTGTCTTTAAAGCCGGGTGA
- a CDS encoding MFS transporter gives MRSRFPVLSQIPKGVWVVGGVSMLMDISSESIHSLLPLFMMTTLGTSVLLIGLIEGLAEATALFIKVFSGAISDYLGQRKGLALLGYGLGALSKPLFALASSSGMVLGARLMDRTGKGIRGAPRDALVADVTPPEMRGAAYGLRQSMDTTGAFLGPLLAVSLMLLLDNDFRTVFWIALIPGLLSVALLYFGLQEPKTPLEHKRTNPIKRENLRRLGKACWWVIGLGAVFTLARFSEAFLVLRAQQSGVPLALIPLVMVVMNVLYSLSAYPFGKLSDGMSHTRLLQWGLMVLIGADVVLALSSHWMGVILGVALWGIHMGMTQGLLAAMIAKTAPPDLRGTAFGIFSLVSGVGLLIASVGAGAIWETFGAEYTFYAGAVICLATLVYLRKTPDEAK, from the coding sequence ATGCGTTCCAGATTTCCAGTGCTCAGCCAGATCCCCAAAGGCGTCTGGGTTGTGGGGGGCGTCAGTATGCTGATGGATATCTCGTCAGAGAGTATTCACAGCCTGCTGCCACTTTTTATGATGACCACCCTCGGTACGAGCGTGCTGTTAATCGGCCTGATTGAAGGGCTGGCGGAGGCCACTGCGCTTTTTATTAAGGTCTTTTCGGGGGCGATCAGCGACTACCTGGGTCAACGTAAGGGGCTGGCCCTGTTAGGGTATGGCCTGGGGGCCCTAAGCAAACCCCTTTTCGCATTAGCGTCCTCTTCCGGGATGGTTTTAGGCGCACGTCTCATGGACCGTACGGGGAAGGGAATACGGGGCGCCCCGCGGGATGCGCTGGTTGCAGACGTCACGCCGCCGGAAATGCGTGGTGCGGCATATGGTCTGCGTCAGTCAATGGATACCACAGGCGCATTTCTTGGCCCATTACTGGCCGTAAGCTTAATGCTGTTGCTGGACAATGATTTTCGCACTGTTTTCTGGATAGCTCTTATCCCCGGTCTGCTTTCAGTTGCCTTGCTCTATTTCGGCCTTCAGGAGCCGAAAACTCCCCTCGAACATAAACGTACTAATCCCATTAAACGAGAGAATTTAAGGCGGCTGGGTAAAGCGTGCTGGTGGGTGATTGGCCTTGGTGCGGTGTTCACGCTTGCCCGGTTTAGCGAGGCTTTTCTCGTCCTTCGTGCGCAGCAGTCGGGCGTTCCTCTGGCCCTTATTCCGCTGGTGATGGTGGTCATGAACGTACTCTATTCCCTTTCGGCTTACCCTTTTGGCAAACTTTCTGATGGCATGAGCCACACCCGACTTCTGCAGTGGGGGCTAATGGTGCTGATTGGCGCAGATGTTGTTCTGGCGCTGAGCAGCCACTGGATGGGAGTCATTTTAGGCGTTGCGCTTTGGGGAATACATATGGGTATGACCCAGGGATTACTGGCGGCAATGATCGCTAAAACCGCACCGCCCGATCTGCGCGGCACGGCTTTCGGTATTTTTAGTCTGGTAAGCGGCGTGGGATTATTAATCGCCAGCGTGGGAGCCGGCGCGATATGGGAAACGTTTGGCGCGGAATATACGTTTTATGCCGGAGCGGTGATTTGTCTGGCTACGCTTGTGTATCTGCGCAAAACGCCGGACGAGGCGAAATAA
- a CDS encoding DUF2534 family protein — translation MVRAKLKTPEGRKFLLALLVVFMIAAACVGRATIVGVIEQYNIPLSAWTTSMYVLQSAMIFVYSLVFTVLLAIPLGIFFLGGREKH, via the coding sequence ATGGTTCGTGCAAAACTGAAAACACCTGAAGGCCGCAAGTTCCTCCTGGCGCTACTCGTCGTGTTTATGATTGCTGCCGCGTGCGTCGGGCGGGCCACCATTGTTGGCGTCATTGAACAGTACAACATTCCTCTCTCCGCCTGGACTACCAGCATGTATGTGCTGCAGTCGGCGATGATCTTCGTTTACAGCCTTGTCTTCACCGTTCTGCTGGCCATTCCGCTGGGCATTTTCTTCCTGGGCGGACGTGAGAAGCATTAA
- the eco gene encoding serine protease inhibitor ecotin, with amino-acid sequence MKNAPKFAIALLAAACVSTSAFASDAQKAQPLEKVAPYPQAEKGMKRQVIQLPVQQDEANYKVELLIGKTLEVDCNQHRLGGQLESKTLEGWGYDYYVFDKVTSPVSTMMACPDGKKEKKFVTAYLGDNSLLRYNSKLPIVVYTPENVEVKYRVWKAEETVGQAVVR; translated from the coding sequence ATGAAAAACGCACCTAAATTTGCCATCGCGCTTCTCGCCGCCGCGTGCGTCAGCACCAGCGCTTTCGCCAGCGACGCCCAAAAAGCGCAGCCGCTGGAAAAAGTTGCACCCTATCCGCAAGCGGAAAAAGGCATGAAGCGTCAGGTGATTCAACTGCCGGTTCAGCAGGACGAAGCGAATTACAAAGTCGAACTGTTAATTGGCAAGACGCTGGAAGTGGACTGCAATCAGCATCGTCTGGGCGGCCAGCTGGAAAGCAAAACCCTGGAAGGCTGGGGTTATGACTATTACGTCTTTGATAAAGTGACCTCTCCGGTCTCTACCATGATGGCCTGCCCGGACGGCAAGAAAGAGAAGAAATTTGTGACGGCCTATCTGGGCGACAACAGCCTGCTGCGCTACAACAGCAAGTTGCCGATCGTGGTATATACGCCTGAAAACGTGGAAGTAAAATATCGCGTGTGGAAGGCAGAAGAGACGGTCGGACAAGCGGTAGTACGTTAA